The following are encoded together in the Platichthys flesus chromosome 9, fPlaFle2.1, whole genome shotgun sequence genome:
- the amh gene encoding muellerian-inhibiting factor, with product MPVVNVFCCGALVLCWTCAALTVSDPTPRHAPCYVEDIFAALRESVGDDGELISSSFPLFGVCPVTNSPSGSVLLDLAQETSRNQRRGLEVLHPTGVLVTEEEERGALELTFDLPQSPLLRLSHVLLLVFQSPPKGEDLEVTFSSASLQPHTQSVCISAETEYTLLTGNTSDASSGQKWRISVEAKSPDQKQNLKDILIGEKSGSSINITPLLLFSGGTETSRVSGSTPSPSQTFSFLCELRRFLCEVLPQNRPESPQLQLGSLQSEPYLSLGLSSSETLLAGLINSSSTTVFSFSRWGSMHQVHHGQLALSPSLLEELRQRVEQLGMQITEVIGGKEVGSRAKERLGRLKELSALPKTEPGAGENQYRAFLLLKALQTVARSHELQIGQRTPRAGSTNPARGNVCSLRSLTVSLEKHLMGPNTAVINNCRGSCAFPMLNTNNHAVLLNSHIESGNVEERAPCCVPVAYEALEVVDLNEHGTYLSIKPDVVARECGCR from the exons ATGCCAGTGGTGAACGTCTTCTGCTGTGGAGCCCTGGTGCTCTGCTGGACCTGTGCGGCACTGACAG TTTCTGATCCCACCCCTCGCCATGCACCGTGCTATGTGGAGGACATATTTGCGGCGCTGCGTGAAAGTGTGGGGGACGACGGTGAACTCATAAGCAGCAGTTTCCCTCTGTTCGGAGTCTGCCCAGTAACCAACAGTCCATCGGGATCCGTCTTACTGGACCTCGCCCAGGAAACGAGCAGAAACCAGAGAAGAGGATTGGAGGTTTTGCATCCAACTGGAG TGCTTgtgactgaggaagaggaaagaggagccctggagttgacctttgacctcccccAGTCTCCTCTGCTCAGGCTGAGCCACGTGCTGCTCCTGGTGTTTCAAAGTCCACCTAAAGGGGAAGACCTGGAAGTGACCTTCTCTAGTGCGTCTTTGCAGCCTCACACGCAG TCTGTGTGCATTTCAGCAGAAACAGAGTACACACTGttgacaggaaacacatcagacGCCAGCTCTGGTCAGAAATGGAGGATTTCCGTCGAGGCCAAATCCCCTGATCAGA AGCAGAACCTTAAAGACATCCTCATTGGTGAGAAATCAGGAAGTAGTATCAACATAACTCCACTTCTGCTTTTCTCTGGGGGAACTGAGACAAG TCGTGTTTCAGGATCGACCCCGTCCCCGTCACAGACCTTCTCCTTCCTGTGTGAGCTGAGGCGCTTCCTGTGTGAGGTCCTGCCTCAGAACCGCCCCGAGTCCCCTCAGCTCCAGCTGGGCTCGCTACAGTCCGAGCCCTACCTGTCGCTGGGCTTGTCCTCCAGCGAGACCCTGCTGGCGGGGCTGATCAACTCCTCGTCCACCAccgtcttctccttctctcGATGGGGCTCCATGCATCAGGTGCATCACGGACAGTTggctctgtctccttctctgttgGAGGAGCTCaggcagagggtggagcagcttGGGATGCAGATAACGGAGGTGATAGGAGGAAAGGAGGTGGGTAGCAGGGCCAAAGAGAGGCTGGGGAGGCTCAAAGAACTCAGTGCTTTACCAAAGACAGAACCAGGAGCAG GAGAGAACCAGTACCGCGCCTTTCTTCTCCTGAAGGCCCTGCAGACGGTGGCCCGTTCCCACGAGCTGCAGATAGGACAGCGGACCCCCAGAGCCGGCTCCACTAACCCGGCGAGGGGCAACGTCTGCAGCCTGAGGAGTCTCACCGTCTCCCTCGAGAAGCACCTCATGGGGCCCAACACGGCGGTCATCAACAACTGCCGAGGCTCGTGCGCGTTCCCCATGTTGAACACCAACAACCATGCCGTGCTGCTCAACTCCCACATCGAGAGCGGGAACGTGGAGGAGCGCGCCCCGTGCTGCGTGCCCGTGGCCTACGAGGCCCTGGAGGTGGTGGACCTGAATGAACACGGCACTTATCTCTCCATTAAACCAGATGTCGTGGCGAGGGAGTGTGGATGCCGCTGA